From a single Chloroflexia bacterium SDU3-3 genomic region:
- a CDS encoding urease subunit gamma has translation MLLTPREQEKLLIYVAADLARKRRGRGLKLNVAEATALIAEALLEGARDGKSVAELMELGRHVVGRDDVMDAVPDMLTIVQIEATFPDGTKLISCHDPII, from the coding sequence ATGCTGCTGACCCCACGCGAGCAGGAGAAACTGCTGATCTACGTCGCCGCCGACCTCGCGCGCAAACGCCGAGGGCGCGGCCTGAAACTGAATGTGGCCGAGGCCACCGCGCTGATCGCTGAGGCCCTGCTGGAGGGCGCGCGCGACGGAAAGAGCGTGGCCGAGCTGATGGAGCTTGGCCGCCACGTCGTAGGCCGCGATGATGTGATGGATGCGGTGCCGGACATGCTGACGATCGTGCAGATCGAGGCGACCTTCCCCGATGGCACCAAGCTGATCTCGTGTCACGATCCGATTATCTAG